The proteins below are encoded in one region of Engystomops pustulosus chromosome 8, aEngPut4.maternal, whole genome shotgun sequence:
- the LOC140076245 gene encoding uncharacterized protein isoform X3 — MPSAPRHVVRIFSRDGDTNYKWLINLLRMGGMFQTLVMDVRPVYISNKSSSSFIDGLSESSFAILYHTKKRGRLNIANVTDSLYDQELEDLSRHLGKSNVVVLVDDVEDSSDTNKMRIREEQDLGTYAQEVILISEMEKGAYNLTGGDPRFSPSLIPSHQQDAYNSLMNKLHVLKDIMKDSLSYTAGLYDAFTEASLLSSKIEGTSKTSSSFKSNGLNIDERTPLHSDTVNNPPERPPIPIDNINDEAKRKKRRDKMVFGIIGGVIALLVIVLIIVLCVTL; from the exons ATGCCTTCAGCCCCAAGACATGTAGTGAGGATCTTCTCACGAGATGGAGACACCAATTACAAGTGGTTGATTAACCTGCTGAGGATGGGGGGAATGTTTCAGACACTCGTGATGGATGTCCGTCCCGTCTATATATCCAATAAATCCAGTAGCTCATTTATCGATGGTCTGTCGGAGAGCTCATTTGCCATCTTGTACCACACCAAGAAGAGGGGACGTCTAAATATTGCAAACGTGACTGATTCACTATATGATCAGGAACTGGAGGACCTGTCACGTCACTTGG GGAAAAGTAATGTGGTCGTGTTGGTGGACGATGTGGAAGACAGCAGTGACACAAACAAGATGAGGATTAGAGAAGAACAAGATTTGGGTACATACGCCCAAGAAGTGATCCTCATCAGTGAGATGGAGAAGGGAGCGTACAACCTGACTGGTGGAGACCCAAGATTTAGTCCATCACTTATTCCTTCACACCAGCAAGATGCCTACAACTCCCTCATGAACAAACTACATGTGTTGAAGGACATCATGAAGGATTCTCTCTCCTACACTGCAG GTTTATATGACGCTTTCACTGAGGCTTCACTCCTATCCTCAAAAATTGAAG GAACATCAAAGACCTCCTCCAGCTTCAAGTCTAATG GTCTGAATATTGATGAG AGAactcctctccatagcgatactgTCAACAATCCTCCGGAAAGACCCCCG ATACCAATTGACAACATCAATGACGAG GCcaaaagaaagaagagaagggACAAG ATGGTGTTTGGAATCATTGGTGGTGTCATCGCCTTGCTTGTCATCGTGTTGATAATCGTCCTTTGTGTTACTTTGTGA
- the LOC140076245 gene encoding uncharacterized protein isoform X1 — protein sequence MPSAPRHVVRIFSRDGDTNYKWLINLLRMGGMFQTLVMDVRPVYISNKSSSSFIDGLSESSFAILYHTKKRGRLNIANVTDSLYDQELEDLSRHLGKSNVVVLVDDVEDSSDTNKMRIREEQDLGTYAQEVILISEMEKGAYNLTGGDPRFSPSLIPSHQQDAYNSLMNKLHVLKDIMKDSLSYTAGLYDAFTEASLLSSKIEGTSKTSSSFKSNADTGSYRSYNLPGAGLNIDERTPLHSDTVNNPPERPPIPIDNINDEAKRKKRRDKMVFGIIGGVIALLVIVLIIVLCVTL from the exons ATGCCTTCAGCCCCAAGACATGTAGTGAGGATCTTCTCACGAGATGGAGACACCAATTACAAGTGGTTGATTAACCTGCTGAGGATGGGGGGAATGTTTCAGACACTCGTGATGGATGTCCGTCCCGTCTATATATCCAATAAATCCAGTAGCTCATTTATCGATGGTCTGTCGGAGAGCTCATTTGCCATCTTGTACCACACCAAGAAGAGGGGACGTCTAAATATTGCAAACGTGACTGATTCACTATATGATCAGGAACTGGAGGACCTGTCACGTCACTTGG GGAAAAGTAATGTGGTCGTGTTGGTGGACGATGTGGAAGACAGCAGTGACACAAACAAGATGAGGATTAGAGAAGAACAAGATTTGGGTACATACGCCCAAGAAGTGATCCTCATCAGTGAGATGGAGAAGGGAGCGTACAACCTGACTGGTGGAGACCCAAGATTTAGTCCATCACTTATTCCTTCACACCAGCAAGATGCCTACAACTCCCTCATGAACAAACTACATGTGTTGAAGGACATCATGAAGGATTCTCTCTCCTACACTGCAG GTTTATATGACGCTTTCACTGAGGCTTCACTCCTATCCTCAAAAATTGAAG GAACATCAAAGACCTCCTCCAGCTTCAAGTCTAATG CAGATACTGGAAGCTACAGATCATACAACCTACCTGGTGCAG GTCTGAATATTGATGAG AGAactcctctccatagcgatactgTCAACAATCCTCCGGAAAGACCCCCG ATACCAATTGACAACATCAATGACGAG GCcaaaagaaagaagagaagggACAAG ATGGTGTTTGGAATCATTGGTGGTGTCATCGCCTTGCTTGTCATCGTGTTGATAATCGTCCTTTGTGTTACTTTGTGA
- the LOC140075613 gene encoding olfactory receptor 8H1-like, producing MSMPSVHNVTKFTLLGFSDMSLSAQVMIQIFLILAYIFSLVGNGLIIWVVTLDPHLDMPMYFLLRGLSILELCSINTTVPKTLQTFSLEKSISFIGCAAQMYIFSAVAVSECLFLTVMAFDRFLAICHPLRYSSVMTPQMCYQLALGPCLIGFVVPFIHTSLIFRYPFCGSHLVAHFFCDIPPLLHLACADTFTIELYIFIVCMCGAVVPFILIFCSYLRILSCLSLIHSSEGRQKALSTCGSHLVSVIIFFSTAMYVHLRLGTPFSSYRDRMTALFYCVVIPTINPLIYSLKNAEMKRALAKRNARVFISPSTFYNL from the coding sequence ATGTCAATGCCAAGTGTCCACAATGTGACTAAGTTCACCCTCCTGGGCTTCTCTGACATGTCCCTCTCAGCCCAGGTCATGATACAGATCTTCCtcatattggcttatattttcTCACTGGTTGGTAATGGACTCATCATCTGGGTCGTCACACTAGACCCTCACCTTGATATGCCAATGTATTTCCTCCTCAGGGGTCTGTCAATACTTGAGCTTTGTTCCATTAACACAACCGTGCCTAAGACCTTGCAGACCTTCTCACTGGAGAAGTCCATCTCCTTCATCGGCTGCGCCGCTCAGATGTACATCTTCTCAGCTGTTGCAGTATCAGAATGTCTCTTCTTGACTGTGATGGCCTTTGACCGGTTCCTGGCCATCTGCCACCCTCTTCGATACAGCTCAGTGATGACTCCACAGATGTGTTACCAGTTAGCGTTGGGACCATGTTTGATAGGATTTGTGGTGCCTTTCATTCATACCAGCTTAATATTCAGGTATCCGTTCTGTGGTTCCCATCTGGTGGCACATTTCTTCTGTGACATCCCACCTCTTCTTCACCTGGCCTGCGCAGACACATTCACCATTGAGTTGTACATCtttattgtgtgtatgtgtggagcTGTGGTTCCATTCATACTGATCTTCTGCTCATACCTGAGGATTCTTAGTTGTTTGTCTCTTATTCATTCTTCAGAAGGACGTCAGAAGGCCTTGTCCACCTGTGGCTCCCATCTGGTGTCTGTCATCATCTTCTTCAGTACGGCCATGTATGTGCACCTTCGCCTTGGGACTCCATTTTCATCTTACAGAGACAGAATGACGGCACTTTTCTACTGCGTGGTCATCCCTACCATCAATCCCCTTATCTACAGTCTGAAGAATGCAGAGATGAAGCGCGCTCTAGCAAAACGCAATGCTAGGGTATTCATTTCTCCTTCCACGTTTTACAATTTATAG
- the LOC140076245 gene encoding uncharacterized protein isoform X2, translating to MPSAPRHVVRIFSRDGDTNYKWLINLLRMGGMFQTLVMDVRPVYISNKSSSSFIDGLSESSFAILYHTKKRGRLNIANVTDSLYDQELEDLSRHLGKSNVVVLVDDVEDSSDTNKMRIREEQDLGTYAQEVILISEMEKGAYNLTGGDPRFSPSLIPSHQQDAYNSLMNKLHVLKDIMKDSLSYTAGLYDAFTEASLLSSKIEGTSKTSSSFKSNDTGSYRSYNLPGAGLNIDERTPLHSDTVNNPPERPPIPIDNINDEAKRKKRRDKMVFGIIGGVIALLVIVLIIVLCVTL from the exons ATGCCTTCAGCCCCAAGACATGTAGTGAGGATCTTCTCACGAGATGGAGACACCAATTACAAGTGGTTGATTAACCTGCTGAGGATGGGGGGAATGTTTCAGACACTCGTGATGGATGTCCGTCCCGTCTATATATCCAATAAATCCAGTAGCTCATTTATCGATGGTCTGTCGGAGAGCTCATTTGCCATCTTGTACCACACCAAGAAGAGGGGACGTCTAAATATTGCAAACGTGACTGATTCACTATATGATCAGGAACTGGAGGACCTGTCACGTCACTTGG GGAAAAGTAATGTGGTCGTGTTGGTGGACGATGTGGAAGACAGCAGTGACACAAACAAGATGAGGATTAGAGAAGAACAAGATTTGGGTACATACGCCCAAGAAGTGATCCTCATCAGTGAGATGGAGAAGGGAGCGTACAACCTGACTGGTGGAGACCCAAGATTTAGTCCATCACTTATTCCTTCACACCAGCAAGATGCCTACAACTCCCTCATGAACAAACTACATGTGTTGAAGGACATCATGAAGGATTCTCTCTCCTACACTGCAG GTTTATATGACGCTTTCACTGAGGCTTCACTCCTATCCTCAAAAATTGAAG GAACATCAAAGACCTCCTCCAGCTTCAAGTCTAATG ATACTGGAAGCTACAGATCATACAACCTACCTGGTGCAG GTCTGAATATTGATGAG AGAactcctctccatagcgatactgTCAACAATCCTCCGGAAAGACCCCCG ATACCAATTGACAACATCAATGACGAG GCcaaaagaaagaagagaagggACAAG ATGGTGTTTGGAATCATTGGTGGTGTCATCGCCTTGCTTGTCATCGTGTTGATAATCGTCCTTTGTGTTACTTTGTGA